The following are encoded together in the Gammaproteobacteria bacterium genome:
- a CDS encoding V-type ATP synthase subunit D, protein MSPLVAMSEGTSSKTELLERRAERELVREGKAVLEERRDLLAHFMLDQIRHTEQLAKERDRMLDEARQLLHHAAMRHGLSGVRHFAVTETNLSRPQWQIENRMGTNWLVGAAAVPARPPRELEDGVEVSLELDLTVSAFQKLLIRLLELAESENNLLRLTDAFRRTQRRVNALDHILLPEITDAIRRMEESMDEMERDDLVRSLMIKRKQAVTAPQD, encoded by the coding sequence ATGTCGCCCCTCGTCGCGATGTCTGAGGGAACGTCGTCCAAGACCGAACTGCTCGAACGGCGTGCCGAGCGTGAACTCGTGCGTGAAGGCAAAGCGGTGCTCGAGGAACGTCGCGATCTGTTAGCGCATTTCATGCTCGATCAGATACGGCATACCGAGCAACTGGCAAAAGAGCGCGACCGCATGTTAGACGAGGCACGCCAACTTCTGCACCACGCCGCGATGCGCCACGGCCTCAGCGGTGTGCGCCACTTCGCGGTCACCGAGACCAACCTGTCGCGGCCGCAATGGCAAATAGAAAACCGTATGGGTACCAATTGGTTAGTTGGCGCCGCAGCGGTGCCCGCACGGCCACCGCGCGAACTGGAAGATGGTGTCGAAGTATCGCTGGAATTGGACTTGACGGTGTCCGCATTCCAGAAATTGTTGATCAGGCTGCTCGAGTTGGCCGAATCGGAAAACAATCTGCTGCGATTGACGGATGCGTTTCGTCGCACGCAGCGCCGGGTCAACGCTTTGGATCACATCCTGTTGCCAGAGATCACCGACGCTATCCGGCGCATGGAAGAATCCATGGACGAAATGGAGCGGGATGATCTGGTGCGCTCCTTAATGATTAAGCGCAAGCAGGCGGTGACAGCGCCGCAGGATTAG
- the selB gene encoding selenocysteine-specific translation elongation factor → MIIATAGHVDHGKTELIKALTGIDTDRLPEEKARGLSIDLGFAYQSHDNTTLGFVDVPGHEKFIRNMLAGVGGIDLGLLVVAADDGVMPQTREHLAILDLLGVDQCVAAITKIDRADDDRILEVQEQVETLLRNAGREEIAVYPLCAPDNEGVDALKNALFQRVQAVSSRPVEGHFRMTIDRVFTLKGVGLVVTGMVFAGVASIDDNLVVSSDGSTVRVRGIRAQNEVSDIASTGERCAINIVGRGVSESSLHRGNWLMHSSLYAPTRRIDVDLRVLDAEASSLKHWTPTHLHIGADHLAARVAVLSGGAIAAGDRGLVQLVLAQDAFVVHGDRFVLRDQSAQRTIAGGQVIDPFSPKRGRARPTRIAALQAMNRRDPVDVLAALTKISEAGVPLAAFSVAHNLTALQTDAMIESLALKRVGHHPREQVFSATQWQNLLKRIEATVENFHRHKPERSGASLRDIQLALKPFVETTVLEEATAYLSNEKRLGDRGKRFHLPSHTIEVSERDRQLWARVRGSLAPNSGSPLSLNQAAGAMGVDKETLETSLKHAVKIGEMVLVAKNRYVPTFYLSRLGCAAETLANSTAEGCFTVAEYCEHTGTGRNFAIVLLEYFDRLGFTERTGNNRRIKRAAVAVFSEHDEC, encoded by the coding sequence ATGATCATTGCAACGGCAGGACACGTGGACCATGGCAAGACCGAGCTTATCAAAGCATTGACCGGCATCGATACTGATCGACTGCCCGAGGAGAAAGCTCGTGGCCTGTCGATTGATCTCGGATTTGCCTATCAATCCCATGACAACACGACCCTAGGGTTCGTGGATGTGCCGGGGCACGAAAAGTTTATCCGCAATATGCTCGCCGGTGTCGGTGGCATCGATCTGGGATTGCTGGTAGTCGCGGCTGATGACGGCGTCATGCCGCAGACACGCGAGCATTTGGCGATCCTCGACCTGCTGGGGGTCGATCAATGTGTCGCGGCGATTACCAAGATCGATCGGGCGGATGACGACCGCATCCTGGAAGTTCAGGAGCAGGTGGAGACCTTGCTCCGCAATGCCGGGCGCGAAGAAATTGCTGTATACCCTCTGTGTGCACCGGACAATGAAGGCGTTGATGCGCTGAAAAACGCGCTTTTTCAGCGGGTGCAAGCTGTGAGCAGTCGTCCGGTCGAAGGCCATTTTCGCATGACGATCGACAGGGTGTTTACGCTTAAAGGCGTTGGCCTGGTGGTGACCGGCATGGTGTTTGCCGGCGTGGCGAGCATCGATGACAACCTGGTCGTGTCTTCCGATGGATCAACCGTGCGGGTACGCGGGATTCGAGCACAGAATGAAGTGAGCGACATTGCGAGTACAGGCGAGCGTTGCGCAATCAACATCGTCGGACGCGGCGTCAGTGAAAGCTCTTTGCATCGCGGGAACTGGTTGATGCATTCGAGTTTGTATGCACCGACCAGAAGAATCGACGTCGACCTGCGAGTGCTCGACGCAGAAGCCAGCTCATTGAAACACTGGACCCCGACACATTTACATATTGGTGCGGATCACCTCGCCGCTCGCGTGGCGGTGCTTTCCGGCGGTGCCATCGCCGCCGGTGACCGGGGCCTGGTGCAATTGGTGCTGGCGCAGGATGCCTTCGTCGTTCACGGAGATCGATTCGTGTTGCGCGACCAGTCCGCCCAACGTACGATTGCGGGCGGGCAGGTCATAGACCCCTTCTCGCCGAAGCGCGGTCGCGCGCGACCGACCCGGATTGCAGCGTTGCAAGCCATGAATCGTCGAGATCCAGTCGACGTGCTCGCTGCACTAACAAAGATCAGCGAAGCCGGGGTGCCGCTGGCAGCCTTCTCCGTCGCCCACAATCTTACCGCCCTTCAAACCGATGCCATGATTGAATCGCTTGCCCTGAAACGAGTGGGACATCATCCCCGGGAGCAGGTCTTCAGTGCAACCCAATGGCAGAACTTGCTCAAGCGCATCGAAGCGACCGTTGAAAACTTCCACCGGCACAAACCTGAACGCTCCGGGGCCAGTCTCAGAGACATTCAGCTGGCACTAAAGCCTTTCGTCGAGACCACTGTACTGGAGGAAGCCACCGCGTATCTGAGCAATGAAAAACGCCTGGGAGACCGAGGTAAACGTTTTCATTTGCCGTCGCATACGATCGAGGTTTCCGAACGCGATCGACAACTTTGGGCGCGCGTCAGGGGCAGCCTTGCGCCGAATTCTGGTAGCCCGTTGAGCCTGAATCAGGCAGCGGGTGCAATGGGAGTCGACAAAGAAACACTTGAGACCTCGTTAAAGCACGCGGTAAAAATCGGCGAGATGGTACTGGTGGCCAAAAACCGCTACGTTCCGACATTCTATTTAAGCCGGCTCGGTTGCGCCGCTGAAACTCTGGCAAACAGCACTGCCGAGGGTTGCTTCACCGTTGCCGAGTATTGTGAACACACCGGGACGGGGCGAAACTTTGCCATTGTTTTACTCGAGTACTTCGATCGCCTGGGCTTTACCGAACGAACGGGTAACAACCGCCGCATCAAGCGCGCCGCAGTAGCCGTTTTTTCCGAACATGATGAATGTTGA
- the selA gene encoding L-seryl-tRNA(Sec) selenium transferase, with protein sequence MSIIDTPNKLPSVDRLLNDPNIASLVNDHGAPLVTRCARNLLEITRQQVLAGKSLESDDLFDSLGEDVARAVRPSLRRVINLTGTVLHTNLGRAVLPTSAIDAMVEIGRGASNLEFDVIAGKRGDRHQHPEALLCQLTGAEGALVVNNNAAAVLLTLNSLALRRQVPVSRGELIEIGGAFRMPDIMARAGCKLVEVGTTNRTYAKDFEAAMSSSTALLMKVHTSNYEIQGFTSDVTEAELAGIAQSHDVPLVTDLGSGSLIDLEDYGLPHEPTVSEALTAGADLVTFSGDKLLGGPQAGIIAGRRDLIDKIKRNPMTRAMRPDKITLAALHAVLRLYTDPARLAEELPTLRWLTRDVTEIEQFATHLSPIVQGYCDDFQVTVDRTQAQVGSGALPVDRLESAALKFTQPGVRRPGKALKRLARAFRELPIPVVGRITDDALWFDLRCLEDEAEFVDNLQELTIS encoded by the coding sequence ATGTCTATTATCGATACCCCCAACAAATTGCCGTCGGTCGATCGTCTTTTAAACGACCCGAATATCGCATCGTTAGTCAACGACCATGGAGCGCCGCTTGTCACTCGTTGTGCTCGCAATCTACTGGAAATAACTCGCCAGCAAGTTCTCGCGGGAAAGTCGTTGGAGTCAGACGATCTCTTCGACAGTCTTGGTGAAGACGTCGCCAGGGCGGTTCGTCCGTCGTTGCGAAGGGTCATCAATCTGACAGGAACAGTACTGCACACCAACCTGGGACGGGCCGTTTTACCCACATCTGCGATCGATGCCATGGTTGAAATCGGCCGGGGTGCCAGTAATCTCGAGTTCGATGTGATTGCGGGTAAACGCGGTGATCGTCATCAGCATCCTGAAGCATTGTTATGTCAATTGACCGGGGCGGAGGGAGCACTCGTGGTCAACAACAATGCGGCAGCCGTATTGCTGACGCTCAATAGCCTGGCCTTGCGCAGGCAAGTCCCGGTGTCGCGGGGTGAACTGATCGAGATTGGCGGAGCATTCCGGATGCCCGACATCATGGCACGGGCGGGTTGCAAGCTCGTGGAAGTGGGCACGACCAATCGCACCTATGCGAAAGATTTCGAGGCAGCGATGAGTTCCAGCACCGCGCTGCTGATGAAGGTCCATACCAGTAACTACGAAATTCAGGGATTCACCAGCGACGTCACCGAAGCAGAACTCGCCGGCATTGCGCAGTCGCACGATGTGCCTTTGGTGACTGATCTCGGCAGTGGCAGCTTAATCGATCTGGAAGACTATGGTCTGCCGCATGAGCCCACCGTCAGTGAAGCCTTAACCGCGGGCGCCGACCTGGTGACCTTTAGCGGTGACAAACTGCTCGGGGGACCCCAGGCCGGCATCATCGCCGGCCGCCGCGACCTGATCGATAAAATTAAACGCAACCCTATGACCCGCGCCATGCGACCTGACAAAATTACGTTGGCGGCACTGCATGCCGTGCTGCGGTTGTATACCGATCCGGCGCGCCTGGCTGAAGAGCTGCCTACCCTACGCTGGTTGACTCGCGACGTGACCGAGATCGAACAGTTCGCGACTCACTTATCTCCGATCGTTCAAGGCTACTGTGATGATTTCCAGGTCACGGTTGACCGCACCCAGGCCCAGGTAGGAAGCGGCGCACTGCCAGTCGATCGATTGGAGAGCGCTGCACTGAAATTCACTCAGCCCGGGGTACGTCGGCCCGGCAAAGCACTAAAGAGGCTCGCCAGGGCGTTCCGTGAGCTACCGATACCGGTTGTCGGGCGCATCACTGATGATGCCTTGTGGTTCGATCTGCGTTGCCTTGAAGATGAAGCGGAGTTTGTCGACAACCTGCAAGAACTAACGATCTCATGA
- a CDS encoding glycine/betaine/sarcosine/D-proline family reductase selenoprotein B produces MVRLADVPEPDRSYMAELECIPYQHNPFTPAVAPGQRHVAIVSSAGLIIRGQRPMLANDTGYRSIGADVADKDILCSHVSVNFDRSGFQQDINVMLPRDRLNDLEAEGSIGKAADTHYAFMGATHPDELEDKAREVGRSMLALGVNTVVLAPV; encoded by the coding sequence ATGGTAAGGCTTGCCGACGTCCCCGAACCGGACCGCAGCTACATGGCCGAGCTGGAATGTATTCCTTACCAGCACAATCCTTTTACCCCGGCAGTCGCTCCCGGTCAGAGGCACGTTGCGATTGTTTCATCTGCCGGTCTGATTATTCGGGGTCAACGCCCGATGCTTGCAAATGATACGGGATATCGGTCTATTGGCGCCGATGTAGCGGACAAGGATATTCTTTGCAGTCATGTTTCCGTTAATTTTGATCGCAGCGGTTTCCAGCAGGATATCAATGTGATGTTACCGCGCGATCGATTGAACGATCTCGAAGCCGAAGGCAGCATCGGTAAAGCAGCCGATACGCATTATGCCTTTATGGGCGCAACCCATCCTGATGAGCTCGAAGACAAGGCCCGCGAAGTCGGCAGATCGATGCTGGCGCTGGGGGTAAATACCGTCGTTCTGGCGCCGGTGTGA